A portion of the Paenibacillus marchantiae genome contains these proteins:
- a CDS encoding DNA alkylation repair protein, translating to MESVVRTQLLSLVEPEYQKFSAALIPNITNLLGVRLPEIRKMAKQIVKEDWRAYLKTADDDYFEEVMLQAMVIGHAQADMEELLQHIAWFVPKIDNWSVCDSFCGGLKYTKAHLDQVWQFLQAYLVSNQEYDIRFGVVMLLNFYMEEKYISRVLASLDTIHHEGYYVKMAVAWAISIAYVKQPEATLRYLQDNTLDDFTYNKALQKITESYRVDPETKQIIRSMRRKAIKRIRV from the coding sequence GTGGAATCGGTTGTAAGAACACAATTGTTATCTCTGGTTGAACCGGAATATCAGAAATTCTCGGCTGCGCTCATTCCGAATATCACGAATCTGTTAGGTGTGAGACTGCCTGAAATACGCAAGATGGCGAAACAAATCGTCAAAGAGGACTGGCGTGCCTACCTGAAAACCGCTGATGATGATTATTTTGAAGAAGTGATGCTGCAAGCGATGGTCATCGGTCATGCCCAAGCAGATATGGAGGAACTCCTGCAGCATATTGCCTGGTTTGTTCCCAAAATAGATAACTGGTCTGTATGCGACAGCTTCTGCGGTGGTTTGAAATATACAAAGGCACATCTGGATCAAGTGTGGCAGTTCTTGCAGGCCTATCTGGTATCCAACCAGGAATACGACATTCGCTTCGGGGTTGTAATGCTGTTGAACTTTTATATGGAAGAAAAATATATCAGCAGAGTGCTTGCTTCATTAGATACCATTCATCACGAAGGGTACTATGTGAAAATGGCAGTGGCCTGGGCGATTTCCATCGCTTATGTGAAACAGCCTGAAGCCACGCTACGTTATTTGCAGGACAATACCTTGGACGACTTTACGTATAATAAGGCTCTTCAGAAAATAACGGAGTCCTATCGTGTTGATCCGGAGACGAAGCAGATCATCCGCAGCATGAGACGGAAAGCGATAAAACGGATTCGTGTGTAG
- a CDS encoding DUF1361 domain-containing protein — translation MDDQVIRTALAYHQGKGNRSEEMNNNKNTIYLKMSSVLIVATIGCLLVAVYLRTKSNTNMYQFLTWDIFLAWVPFIISSTISYVSNRKLTRTSIALVGVMCAGWLFFLPNSAYLFTEILHAFRYFDPQGETKFWVNIDFWYSLSLTFVLAILGLLLSICSIHQIHKLLNKRLNPFSGMVVVGVVLLLSSLGVYIGRFNRWNSWDVLKQPGLILKDIMTDLNAGNSILVEFVAMVFVIQVLGYITLRILMGKSNNI, via the coding sequence ATGGATGATCAGGTTATCAGGACTGCACTTGCATACCACCAAGGAAAGGGAAATCGAAGCGAAGAAATGAACAATAATAAAAATACGATTTATTTAAAAATGAGTAGTGTTTTAATCGTTGCTACCATAGGTTGTCTACTTGTTGCTGTCTACTTACGTACCAAATCAAACACGAACATGTATCAATTTTTAACGTGGGACATTTTTTTAGCATGGGTTCCATTCATCATTTCATCAACGATTAGTTATGTAAGCAATAGGAAACTTACAAGAACGAGCATCGCACTAGTCGGGGTAATGTGTGCAGGCTGGTTGTTCTTTCTACCGAATTCGGCATATCTTTTCACAGAAATTTTGCATGCATTCAGATACTTTGATCCTCAGGGGGAAACTAAATTCTGGGTTAATATTGATTTCTGGTATAGCCTCAGCCTAACATTTGTCTTAGCCATACTGGGTTTACTTCTATCCATTTGCTCGATACATCAAATTCACAAATTGTTAAATAAACGATTAAACCCATTTAGCGGTATGGTAGTTGTAGGCGTTGTTTTACTTCTGAGCAGTCTAGGGGTATACATCGGAAGATTTAATCGGTGGAATAGTTGGGATGTCTTGAAGCAACCCGGTCTAATTTTGAAGGATATCATGACTGATTTAAATGCAGGCAACAGCATTCTGGTTGAATTTGTGGCTATGGTATTTGTGATTCAAGTTTTGGGATATATTACACTTCGTATACTAATGGGGAAGTCCAATAATATCTAG
- a CDS encoding helix-turn-helix transcriptional regulator, which yields MLLLLLEKKKATAPELARLFEISVRTVYRDIDRLSAAGIPVYTTTGKHGGIHLMDNFVMDKSLLSEDDQNEILLGLYSVSAIPHLNTAHMLKRLTALFDHKLDWIEFDFSPWGSIPLQERELFNQVKQAILTNQWITFHYVNSDGEKSVPTVEPLKLLFKNSTWYFKGYIHDEHDRNEFQTFKMKRITQLKFLPRVPRNNMNIGSTENETQVSINQIALELSFSNSIAYRVYDFFEPSRVEKEPDGRLRVALELNEGEWLYSFLMSFGSDLTVIKPAHVGQELLRRHIKAVEHLQQVVNNRLENE from the coding sequence ATGCTATTGCTGTTATTGGAGAAAAAGAAAGCTACCGCCCCCGAGCTCGCGCGTTTGTTCGAGATATCCGTGCGCACGGTGTACCGTGATATCGACAGACTGAGTGCGGCGGGTATTCCCGTATACACGACAACCGGAAAGCATGGCGGCATCCATCTCATGGACAACTTTGTCATGGACAAATCCCTGTTGTCCGAAGATGATCAGAATGAAATTTTGCTTGGATTATATAGCGTCAGCGCCATCCCTCACCTTAACACTGCCCATATGCTCAAACGTTTAACCGCCCTGTTTGATCACAAGCTGGATTGGATCGAGTTCGACTTTTCACCATGGGGCAGCATTCCACTGCAGGAGAGGGAGCTGTTCAATCAGGTCAAACAGGCGATCCTCACCAATCAATGGATTACGTTTCACTATGTCAATTCGGATGGAGAGAAGAGTGTTCCGACGGTTGAACCTCTCAAACTTTTGTTCAAGAACAGTACTTGGTATTTCAAGGGGTACATTCACGACGAGCACGACCGAAACGAATTTCAGACGTTCAAAATGAAACGCATTACCCAGCTGAAATTTCTGCCTAGGGTTCCCCGAAACAACATGAACATCGGATCAACGGAAAATGAGACACAAGTCTCTATCAACCAAATCGCTCTGGAACTGTCGTTCTCCAACTCTATTGCGTATAGGGTGTATGATTTTTTTGAACCATCACGCGTTGAAAAAGAGCCCGACGGCAGGCTGCGCGTTGCCCTTGAACTCAATGAGGGAGAATGGCTGTACTCCTTCCTGATGTCGTTTGGATCTGACCTGACCGTAATCAAGCCTGCACACGTTGGACAGGAACTGCTTAGGCGACATATCAAAGCGGTAGAACATTTACAACAGGTCGTTAACAACAGGTTGGAAAATGAATGA
- a CDS encoding class I SAM-dependent methyltransferase yields MQDIRRNNVERFKGFGTLYDQNRPAAPTEVVDILTNYLGSKPRLVADVGCGTGLSSWIWLNEAERVIGVEPSDDMRAVAESKWEAAGKPDHLRFVSGLSHELGLPDGSVDIVTCSQSFHWMEPQSTLREFARVLRPGGIFAAYDCDWPPVVDWQLEQAYLHLNTEADHRAASLAPQENQAHKWSKDGHLQQIQQSGLFRYSREILFHHRETFDADRYVNLALSQGGLQTAVKLGATNLLEVAGEFRQLATRIFAGESRQVLFSYRMRLGIV; encoded by the coding sequence ATGCAAGACATTAGACGTAACAATGTGGAACGATTCAAAGGTTTCGGTACGTTATATGACCAGAACCGGCCCGCTGCGCCCACCGAGGTCGTAGATATTCTGACGAATTATTTGGGCAGCAAACCTCGCTTGGTCGCAGATGTTGGCTGTGGTACGGGCTTATCGTCATGGATTTGGCTAAATGAGGCAGAACGTGTTATTGGCGTCGAACCAAGCGATGATATGAGAGCTGTCGCAGAGTCCAAATGGGAAGCGGCAGGCAAACCGGACCATCTTCGCTTTGTCTCCGGCCTGTCCCACGAACTGGGACTACCTGATGGCAGTGTGGATATCGTGACCTGCTCACAGTCGTTCCACTGGATGGAGCCCCAGTCCACACTGCGCGAATTTGCGCGTGTACTGCGTCCAGGCGGCATATTTGCTGCCTACGACTGTGACTGGCCACCAGTGGTTGATTGGCAGCTGGAACAAGCCTATCTGCATTTGAATACGGAGGCAGATCATCGAGCTGCCAGTCTGGCTCCTCAGGAAAATCAGGCACATAAATGGAGTAAAGACGGACATTTGCAGCAGATTCAGCAGTCCGGCTTGTTCCGTTATTCGCGTGAAATTTTGTTTCATCATCGGGAAACATTCGATGCGGACCGATACGTCAATCTGGCACTAAGCCAAGGCGGCCTGCAAACGGCAGTGAAACTCGGAGCCACTAATCTACTTGAGGTAGCAGGCGAATTTAGACAGCTGGCTACTCGTATATTTGCCGGAGAATCGAGACAAGTTCTATTCTCATATCGGATGCGCTTGGGCATCGTCTGA
- the mgtE gene encoding magnesium transporter, with the protein MNRSHPKKDFSVEEITELLVQFVQTQNLTEFYKWAKELHPYDLSLVYKKFPEQETKRFLLLFKPDVLADMAEALTLHEQVHLFEQLGPERTLEVMQQMDKSDLIRFMHDLPLQRREELLSNMNLDHSAIIRSVLNYPPETAGRIMTDRYRTLLSHETAKEALRESQATLHIPATSYLYVTDDEGKLVGVVSYQSLAQADDNTKVEELMTRRVIHATVDMDQEEAAQLLQRYEFMALPVVDENRRLCGVIQMDDVIDIIMDEASEDIAKMGGGSKDIDFDTKPLVAVRRRLPWLILLLFIGLISGSIVDFFEDTLNQVVALAFFMPMIAGMTGNTGTQSLAVVVRGLIGRKLDKATVLALIGREIKVGTMIGLVCGLLITVIAYFWQGDWLLGAIIGVSLFFTLVIGTLTGTCIPLLLSRFKVDPAVASGPLITTLNDILSLFIYFGIATRFLDALM; encoded by the coding sequence ATGAATCGATCCCATCCCAAAAAAGATTTTTCGGTTGAAGAGATTACGGAGCTCCTTGTGCAATTCGTGCAAACCCAAAACCTGACCGAATTTTACAAATGGGCCAAAGAACTTCATCCCTACGACCTTTCTCTGGTATATAAAAAGTTCCCTGAACAAGAGACGAAACGCTTCTTGCTCTTATTCAAACCGGACGTTCTCGCCGACATGGCAGAAGCGCTCACGCTTCACGAACAGGTGCATCTATTCGAACAGTTAGGCCCGGAGCGCACTCTTGAAGTCATGCAGCAAATGGACAAAAGTGATCTGATTCGCTTCATGCATGATCTACCCCTCCAACGCAGAGAAGAACTGTTGTCCAATATGAATCTCGACCATTCAGCCATTATCCGCTCCGTGCTGAACTATCCACCGGAAACGGCTGGACGAATCATGACCGATCGTTACCGTACCCTGTTATCGCATGAAACCGCAAAGGAAGCACTGAGAGAATCGCAGGCTACGCTGCACATTCCTGCGACCAGTTATCTGTATGTCACCGATGATGAAGGCAAACTGGTCGGAGTCGTGAGTTATCAATCCCTTGCTCAGGCAGATGACAACACCAAAGTGGAAGAGCTGATGACTCGGCGTGTCATCCATGCAACAGTCGATATGGACCAGGAAGAAGCTGCACAGCTACTGCAGCGTTATGAGTTTATGGCTTTACCTGTCGTGGATGAAAACCGCAGATTATGCGGTGTTATCCAAATGGACGATGTCATTGATATTATTATGGACGAAGCCAGTGAAGACATCGCCAAGATGGGTGGCGGCAGTAAAGATATCGATTTTGATACCAAACCATTGGTTGCTGTCAGACGTCGCCTTCCTTGGCTGATTTTATTGTTATTTATCGGATTGATCTCAGGCAGCATCGTGGATTTTTTCGAAGACACACTGAATCAGGTTGTGGCACTGGCGTTCTTCATGCCCATGATAGCCGGTATGACGGGGAATACGGGTACACAATCCCTTGCAGTGGTTGTACGTGGCTTGATTGGACGCAAGCTGGACAAGGCTACAGTGCTCGCGCTTATTGGCCGAGAGATTAAAGTAGGCACAATGATTGGACTTGTATGCGGTTTGCTGATCACGGTCATCGCCTATTTCTGGCAAGGTGACTGGCTGCTCGGAGCGATTATTGGAGTATCACTATTCTTCACCCTGGTTATCGGAACATTGACCGGTACTTGTATTCCTCTTCTGCTCAGTCGTTTCAAAGTAGACCCTGCGGTCGCCTCCGGTCCATTAATCACAACGTTGAATGATATATTGTCGTTGTTTATCTATTTCGGCATCGCAACTCGTTTTCTGGATGCCTTAATGTAA
- a CDS encoding AraC family transcriptional regulator, translating into MELFNYKKSQDVLALSASFTDFTYKKHCHEEYAVGVTLRGIQQYHLDGHYQASHKNGVMLFNREQSHDGSSYDKAGIDYVMLYLKPDLVEEVLGKKELRFNSPIVYDPVLARSILMLNDAVQNGQDEARCSELLLGLLQLLSQSEMDTKLWRPQDNLVRKAKEMMFCSIEDVLKLDDLSAEFNMSKFQFIREFKSHAGISPYQFFLNCKVERARQSIETHKDVYSAVAECGFVDLTHLNRHFKRVFGITAYEYMLQLN; encoded by the coding sequence ATGGAATTGTTTAACTATAAGAAATCACAGGACGTACTGGCTTTATCCGCCAGCTTTACGGATTTCACCTATAAAAAGCATTGCCACGAGGAATATGCAGTAGGAGTAACGCTTCGCGGTATTCAGCAATACCATCTGGACGGACATTATCAGGCCTCCCACAAAAACGGCGTGATGTTATTCAACCGGGAACAGTCCCACGATGGAAGTTCCTATGACAAAGCCGGCATAGACTATGTCATGCTTTATCTGAAGCCGGATTTGGTCGAAGAGGTTCTAGGGAAAAAGGAATTGCGTTTTAATAGCCCCATCGTCTATGACCCTGTGCTTGCACGAAGCATCCTGATGCTGAATGATGCTGTTCAAAACGGACAGGATGAAGCGAGATGCAGTGAACTGCTCTTGGGCCTGTTGCAATTACTCTCCCAGTCGGAAATGGACACCAAGTTATGGCGGCCTCAGGACAATCTGGTTCGAAAAGCGAAAGAAATGATGTTTTGCAGTATTGAAGATGTTCTGAAGCTGGACGACCTGAGTGCGGAATTCAACATGTCCAAGTTTCAATTTATCCGCGAGTTCAAGTCCCATGCCGGCATATCGCCTTATCAGTTTTTTCTGAATTGTAAGGTGGAGCGTGCCAGACAGTCCATTGAAACGCATAAGGATGTTTACTCCGCTGTAGCCGAATGTGGTTTTGTCGACCTGACTCATCTGAACAGACACTTTAAACGAGTATTCGGTATCACGGCTTATGAATATATGCTGCAGTTAAACTAA
- a CDS encoding amidohydrolase family protein, with amino-acid sequence MLKQEYWLTNVSLEQSYVMEDGQVTGTRTSLGHLRIEDGVIAAIMDGDTELTSELPKVDGKGLLLLPSFEEAHIHLDKTYYDAPWKAVRRISSIFERIEEEKVLLPKLLPDAKRQAESILSLIQGYGSTHVRSHCNIEPVSGLKRLEATKQALESFSGKISSEIVAFPQHGLLRSNSVELMRQAMAEGATHVGGLDPHTVDEHIEKSLNAMVELAVQYQAGIDIHLHDSGEPGKQTLLQLADLTEEAGLQGKVTVSHAFWFARAEQQEAEDMAKRLASLGMSVASTVPIGKMMMPLPMLHQHGVNVKLATDSLTDHWSPFGNGDQLEKAGRFAELYGYNDERSLAQSLAFVTSGITPLDSEGQQVWPKVGDTASFVLVEASCSAEAVARRSARQAVWFEGRLVSGSVE; translated from the coding sequence ATGTTGAAGCAGGAATACTGGTTAACCAACGTATCATTGGAGCAAAGTTATGTGATGGAAGACGGGCAGGTAACTGGCACCCGGACGAGCCTTGGTCATCTGCGGATTGAAGATGGAGTCATTGCAGCCATCATGGACGGGGATACGGAATTAACAAGCGAGTTGCCAAAGGTTGATGGTAAAGGATTGCTGCTACTGCCTTCGTTCGAGGAAGCCCATATTCATTTGGATAAAACGTATTATGATGCACCATGGAAAGCGGTTCGACGCATCTCCAGCATTTTCGAACGTATCGAAGAAGAGAAAGTGTTGCTGCCCAAGCTATTACCCGATGCAAAGCGTCAGGCGGAGAGCATTCTGAGCCTGATTCAGGGATATGGTTCCACCCATGTGCGCAGTCATTGCAATATTGAACCGGTCAGTGGGTTGAAACGGCTGGAAGCTACAAAGCAGGCATTGGAGTCATTTTCGGGCAAAATATCCTCTGAAATCGTCGCTTTCCCGCAGCATGGACTTCTCCGCTCTAATTCGGTTGAACTCATGCGTCAAGCCATGGCGGAAGGGGCTACTCATGTAGGTGGACTTGATCCTCACACCGTGGACGAGCATATTGAGAAATCGCTTAACGCAATGGTCGAACTGGCTGTTCAATATCAGGCAGGCATCGATATTCATTTGCATGATTCTGGAGAACCGGGTAAACAAACGTTGCTGCAATTGGCTGATCTGACCGAAGAAGCAGGACTTCAGGGTAAAGTTACCGTAAGCCATGCGTTCTGGTTCGCCCGTGCGGAGCAGCAAGAAGCGGAAGATATGGCCAAGCGATTGGCCTCCCTTGGTATGAGCGTTGCTTCGACCGTGCCTATCGGTAAAATGATGATGCCACTTCCGATGCTCCATCAACATGGGGTGAACGTGAAGCTGGCGACAGACAGTTTGACGGATCATTGGTCTCCATTTGGGAATGGAGATCAACTGGAGAAAGCCGGCCGTTTTGCCGAATTGTACGGGTATAACGATGAACGCTCCTTGGCTCAGTCTCTTGCATTTGTCACAAGTGGTATCACTCCACTGGATTCAGAGGGACAACAGGTATGGCCGAAGGTAGGGGATACAGCTAGTTTTGTACTGGTAGAAGCAAGTTGCTCGGCAGAGGC
- a CDS encoding methylated-DNA--[protein]-cysteine S-methyltransferase produces the protein MRKSIKWTKMELDGRPWVLLATEKGLCRVIMPNETLEDWSSWIGRIAPGVELEENQAALKHTGMMDWLQSYFAGDKVAFTDEIPLDLIGTTFQQQVWTELGNVPYGETRTYGDIASAVGRPSAVRAVGAANGANPIPVLLPCHRIIGANRKLTGFRGGLEMKRRLLDIEQIEGVTDGGHARFNF, from the coding sequence ATGAGAAAAAGCATCAAGTGGACCAAAATGGAATTAGACGGTCGTCCGTGGGTATTGCTTGCCACCGAAAAAGGGTTATGCCGTGTCATCATGCCCAATGAAACGCTGGAAGATTGGAGTAGTTGGATTGGCCGAATTGCTCCTGGAGTGGAGCTCGAAGAGAATCAAGCAGCGTTGAAGCATACGGGCATGATGGATTGGCTGCAATCCTATTTTGCCGGAGACAAGGTGGCTTTCACAGACGAAATTCCACTTGATTTGATCGGAACGACATTCCAACAGCAGGTATGGACGGAGTTGGGGAATGTTCCTTATGGTGAGACAAGAACCTATGGCGACATTGCTTCTGCGGTGGGAAGACCTTCAGCGGTGCGAGCTGTTGGGGCAGCCAATGGAGCCAACCCCATTCCGGTGCTGCTGCCGTGTCATCGCATTATCGGTGCCAACCGCAAGCTGACCGGTTTTCGCGGAGGACTGGAGATGAAGCGAAGACTGCTGGATATTGAACAGATTGAAGGCGTGACGGATGGCGGCCATGCGCGGTTTAATTTCTGA
- a CDS encoding phosphatase PAP2 family protein → MNQNWKKNISIPLLVAAGCLIAFVSIALSISDNQIHTFDDTLIGWIQGMESPGMTRFMQLFTWIGSEVPVVVITILAMLVLYIYLRHKRELLFLACVIAGSTLLNALIKLVFQRARPTINRIIEVSGYSFPSGHSMAAFSLYGGLAFLIWKHVPTATGRVFMIIVSAIFILTIGMSRIYLGVHYPSDVVGGYFLSGCWLAICIWFYQRHLERLSLLQSQPLA, encoded by the coding sequence TTGAATCAGAATTGGAAAAAGAATATCTCCATCCCGCTGCTCGTTGCAGCGGGATGCCTCATTGCATTTGTAAGTATCGCCCTGTCCATCAGCGACAATCAGATTCACACCTTTGATGATACCTTGATTGGCTGGATTCAGGGCATGGAATCACCCGGAATGACACGGTTCATGCAGCTCTTTACCTGGATTGGCAGCGAAGTGCCTGTGGTTGTCATTACCATTCTCGCCATGCTTGTGCTGTATATCTACCTCAGGCACAAACGCGAACTGCTCTTCCTGGCCTGTGTTATTGCGGGCTCGACTTTGCTAAATGCATTGATTAAGCTGGTATTCCAGCGCGCCAGACCTACGATTAACCGGATTATTGAGGTGAGTGGTTACAGCTTCCCAAGTGGCCATTCGATGGCAGCGTTCAGCTTGTATGGCGGCTTGGCATTCCTGATCTGGAAGCATGTACCGACAGCGACTGGACGTGTATTCATGATTATCGTGAGCGCAATCTTTATCCTGACGATTGGAATGAGCCGAATTTATCTGGGGGTACACTATCCCAGCGATGTAGTGGGTGGGTACTTTCTGAGTGGATGCTGGCTTGCCATATGCATATGGTTCTATCAGCGACATCTGGAACGCCTTTCCCTGTTACAGTCCCAACCTCTCGCTTAG
- a CDS encoding LysE family translocator, with protein MNLTSFFIYCIVVTFTPGPSNIVILTSVGQVGPRKTMEYVWGATVAFGLLLAASALLNHLLAEILPGILHVMQIVGSVYMIYLAYQVYKMGSTETASKQVTGFLNGLIMQFVNPKVVLFTFTVIPSYVLPYYDSTMSTFLFVIIITIIGFLAYSSWAVFGSIFRTLLNRHQKAVSILMALFLLYSAIMVSGII; from the coding sequence ATGAATCTTACATCTTTTTTCATCTATTGTATTGTCGTTACCTTTACACCTGGCCCCAGCAATATTGTGATTCTCACTTCCGTCGGGCAGGTTGGTCCCCGGAAAACGATGGAGTATGTGTGGGGTGCCACCGTTGCATTTGGCTTATTACTAGCTGCTTCTGCTCTTCTTAATCATCTTCTCGCTGAGATATTGCCTGGCATTCTCCATGTGATGCAGATCGTGGGTAGTGTCTATATGATATATCTGGCTTATCAAGTCTATAAAATGGGTTCCACCGAGACGGCATCGAAGCAAGTTACGGGGTTTCTAAACGGTTTAATCATGCAGTTTGTGAATCCAAAAGTGGTTCTGTTCACGTTCACTGTCATTCCCAGTTATGTTCTGCCGTACTACGATAGCACCATGTCAACGTTTCTGTTCGTGATCATTATTACCATCATCGGCTTCTTGGCCTATTCCAGTTGGGCCGTGTTTGGCTCCATCTTCAGAACCTTACTCAATCGTCATCAAAAAGCAGTGAGTATTCTAATGGCCCTTTTTTTGTTATACTCAGCCATCATGGTATCAGGAATCATCTAA
- a CDS encoding glycoside hydrolase family 1 protein gives MKEELMMSMKDGFFWGGATAANQFEGGWDKGGKGPSTSDMMTGGTHTTPRRITPVLEEGTYYPSHEAVDFYGHYKEDIALMAEMGFKMFRMSINWSRIYPNGYDLEPNEEGLQFYDNVFAELKKYNIEPLVTISHYETPFGLTQKYNGWASREVIDCYIRYCTTLFNRYKDQVKYWLTFNEINCLTMPMGAYMAAGILFEGKETLIDGVDDPQTRFQALHHQFVASAKAVKLGHEINPDFQIGCMVAFMTTYPNTCNPDDILLAQKKDQLSNMICGDVQVRGAYPGFAKRFFAEEGIQIEMQPEDAQTLREGCVDFYSFSYYMSLVESADESLDRAEGNLLGGIKNPYLEASDWGWQIDPKGLRYTLNHLYDRYQIPLMVVENGLGAVDVVEEDGSIQDDYRIDYLRGHIEQMKEAVADGVELIAYTMWGCIDLVSASTGEMKKRYGFIHVNKDNDGNGDFSRTPKKSFHWYKKVIESNGEEL, from the coding sequence ATGAAGGAGGAATTGATGATGTCGATGAAAGACGGATTTTTCTGGGGTGGCGCAACGGCTGCCAATCAGTTTGAAGGTGGATGGGACAAGGGTGGTAAAGGCCCAAGTACTTCCGATATGATGACAGGTGGAACGCACACGACACCACGGCGGATTACGCCTGTACTGGAAGAGGGCACGTATTATCCGAGCCATGAAGCGGTTGATTTTTATGGTCATTACAAAGAGGATATTGCCCTGATGGCTGAAATGGGCTTCAAAATGTTTCGCATGTCCATTAACTGGTCCAGAATCTACCCGAACGGTTATGATCTGGAGCCAAACGAAGAGGGATTGCAGTTCTATGACAACGTCTTTGCCGAGTTGAAAAAGTACAACATTGAACCGCTCGTGACCATTTCTCACTACGAGACACCATTTGGTCTGACCCAGAAATATAACGGCTGGGCTTCGCGTGAAGTGATTGATTGTTATATCCGATATTGTACAACCCTGTTTAACCGATACAAAGATCAGGTGAAATACTGGCTGACCTTTAATGAGATCAACTGTCTGACAATGCCAATGGGGGCTTATATGGCTGCAGGTATCCTGTTTGAAGGCAAAGAGACATTGATCGATGGCGTTGATGATCCACAGACCCGCTTCCAGGCGCTGCATCACCAATTTGTTGCAAGTGCAAAAGCAGTGAAGCTGGGACATGAAATCAATCCTGATTTCCAAATCGGCTGTATGGTCGCTTTCATGACAACATATCCGAATACATGCAATCCGGACGATATTTTGCTCGCGCAGAAGAAGGACCAGCTGTCCAACATGATCTGTGGAGACGTACAGGTTCGTGGAGCGTACCCTGGATTCGCCAAACGTTTCTTCGCCGAAGAAGGCATCCAGATCGAGATGCAGCCGGAAGATGCACAGACTCTGCGTGAAGGCTGCGTGGACTTCTATTCCTTTAGCTATTACATGTCCTTGGTCGAGAGTGCGGATGAGTCGTTGGATAGAGCAGAGGGAAATCTGCTGGGCGGCATCAAAAATCCGTATCTGGAAGCTTCCGACTGGGGCTGGCAGATCGATCCGAAAGGATTACGTTACACCCTGAACCACCTGTATGATCGTTACCAAATTCCATTGATGGTTGTGGAGAACGGGCTGGGTGCAGTGGATGTAGTGGAGGAAGATGGCTCTATTCAAGATGACTATCGGATTGATTATTTGAGAGGTCACATTGAACAAATGAAAGAAGCCGTTGCCGACGGTGTGGAGCTTATCGCTTACACGATGTGGGGATGTATCGACTTGGTCAGCGCATCCACGGGAGAGATGAAGAAGCGTTATGGCTTCATTCATGTGAACAAGGACAATGATGGCAATGGTGATTTCAGCAGAACACCGAAGAAGAGCTTCCACTGGTACAAAAAAGTCATTGAATCCAATGGCGAGGAGCTCTAA